The Pontibacter sp. SGAir0037 DNA segment AAACCTTCCACTACATGAGAGGTTTGCTCGTCTATGGCAGTTACAAAAATAATCGGTATTTCCCGTGTTTTGGAGATGTCGCGCAGGTAGCGGGCCACTTCATAGCCGTTCATGCCCGGCATCTGAACATCAAGCAGAATAAGGGCCAGTTCTTCCTGCAACGCAATCTTCAGTGCCTCCTCACCCGATCTGGCAAAAAGGTAGGTAATAGCCTCTTCCTCCGTCGAAAGCAAACTTTCCAGGCTTACAAGATTCTCCACCTTATCATCCACCAGTAATATCTTTACCGGATGAACAGAAGCTTGTAGCGGAGAAACTGGATTCATGTGAGGTTCAGTGATCATGTAATGAAAGTAAATAATCTTGTATACCAGCCAGGTTTAAAACTGTACAGGAAGGCACTAACTGAATAGCAGACAAGGGCATGGTATTCACTTCTGCTTCCGAAGGGTCTTGTACGAGCACATTTCCCCCTTTCTCGTAAATGCTTTTTATGCCGGAACTGCCGTCTTTACTGGCCCCACTCAATAGTATACCTGTCATGTTTTTTCCAAAAATATCAGCTGCACTGGTGAACGTAACATCAATGGAAGGACGAGAGTAATTCTCCAGATCCGATACATCCAGTGAGAACGTATGATCCTTTTCCAGCAGCACGTGGTAGTTTGCCGGAGCCAGGTATACGTACCCGGGCTGTAGCCTCTCTTTCTCCTCTATTTCATGCGGCACCAGGGCAAGCTTATTTTTAAAAACGCTTTCTAAGTTACCGTCATTGTTGCGCAGGCGGTGCAGCACCAGTATGATCGGTACAGAATAATTGGCCGGTAAAGCTTTCAGAATGTGCAACGAGGCCTGAATACCTCCCCAGGAGCCTCCCATCACAATTAGTTGCGTTACCTTTTCCATCAGCTTATTTTGCGATATATCCGGTTTTCTTTATCAACAACATGATACTTGCTGTTGATCTGCGACATCGCTAATGTTTCTTTTTTACCCAGGGCCATATACCCCAGCTCCACCAGGCTTGCATCGAAAAGCGTGAACACTTTTTCCTGTAAATGCCGGTTGAAATAAATGAGCACATTCCGG contains these protein-coding regions:
- a CDS encoding chemotaxis protein CheB; the protein is MEKVTQLIVMGGSWGGIQASLHILKALPANYSVPIILVLHRLRNNDGNLESVFKNKLALVPHEIEEKERLQPGYVYLAPANYHVLLEKDHTFSLDVSDLENYSRPSIDVTFTSAADIFGKNMTGILLSGASKDGSSGIKSIYEKGGNVLVQDPSEAEVNTMPLSAIQLVPSCTVLNLAGIQDYLLSLHDH